A window of Streptomyces sp. SAI-127 contains these coding sequences:
- a CDS encoding amidohydrolase family protein, whose translation MPISSTPSYDLVLAGGTVIDPASGTHARLDVAVTGDRIAAIGEGLAAGATRTIDVTGSTVLPGLVEGHTHIFQYVSAVGAPAEEAHLRRGVVAAADAGTAGASTFAAFRKLVVEANPLRIVNFLNVSVLGLIDFRFGELLNPDTLVPEDALATAEAHPDIVRGFKIRLSEDVVGENWESLLKKSVALAEQARLPLMVHIGETEEPVPVVLDYLRPGDIVAHCYTGKPNGILDGDQVHPAVMAARERGVLFDSAHGKSNLSFEVARRAIADGFLPDILSSDTSARNWRGPVFDLLTSVSKLVALGAPLEECIRRATVAPARLLGLDTEGYGRLEVGGRADVTVVDWTDEVTLPDAAGNTIVAPRLEPTVVLHAGAEVDIVPWRGLPAA comes from the coding sequence ATGCCCATCTCCTCCACGCCGTCCTACGACCTCGTCCTGGCCGGCGGCACCGTCATCGATCCGGCGTCGGGCACCCACGCCCGGCTCGACGTGGCGGTCACCGGTGACCGCATCGCCGCGATCGGGGAAGGGCTGGCGGCGGGCGCGACCCGCACGATCGACGTCACCGGCTCCACCGTGCTGCCGGGCCTCGTCGAGGGCCACACCCACATCTTCCAGTACGTCTCCGCGGTCGGCGCCCCCGCCGAGGAGGCCCACCTGCGGCGCGGCGTCGTCGCGGCGGCGGACGCCGGCACGGCCGGCGCCTCGACCTTCGCGGCCTTCCGCAAGCTGGTGGTCGAGGCGAACCCGCTGCGCATCGTCAACTTCCTCAACGTCTCGGTGCTCGGTCTGATCGACTTCAGGTTCGGCGAGCTGCTCAACCCCGACACCCTGGTCCCGGAGGACGCGCTCGCGACCGCCGAGGCCCACCCCGACATCGTGCGCGGCTTCAAGATCCGGCTGTCCGAGGACGTCGTAGGCGAGAACTGGGAGTCGCTGCTGAAGAAGTCCGTGGCGCTGGCCGAGCAGGCCCGCCTCCCGCTGATGGTGCACATCGGCGAGACCGAGGAGCCGGTGCCCGTCGTGCTGGACTACCTGCGCCCCGGCGACATCGTGGCGCACTGCTACACCGGGAAGCCGAACGGCATCCTCGACGGCGACCAGGTGCACCCGGCGGTCATGGCGGCCCGCGAGCGCGGCGTGCTGTTCGACTCCGCCCACGGCAAGAGCAACCTCAGCTTCGAGGTGGCGCGCCGGGCGATCGCCGACGGATTCCTGCCCGACATCCTCAGCTCCGACACCAGCGCCCGCAACTGGCGCGGCCCGGTGTTCGACCTGCTCACCAGCGTCTCCAAGCTGGTCGCGCTCGGCGCGCCGCTGGAGGAGTGCATCCGGCGGGCCACCGTCGCCCCGGCGCGGCTGCTCGGGCTCGACACCGAGGGCTACGGCCGCCTGGAGGTCGGCGGACGGGCCGACGTCACGGTCGTCGACTGGACCGACGAGGTCACCCTGCCCGACGCCGCGGGCAACACGATCGTCGCGCCGCGCCTGGAGCCGACCGTCGTACTGCACGCCGGCGCCGAGGTCGACATCGTGCCGTGGCGCGGTCTGCCGGCGGCATGA
- a CDS encoding IclR family transcriptional regulator, which yields MATKAQPGTGEQGAPDTTAPTIQTVQRAALILGSFTVGKPHMSLNEITARLGASKATAHRYTKALRAANLLRYDERTSLYSLGPQVLTLATAARAGLPIVAAAEPYMEELVRRIDETIVLSVWDGESPTVVRSVDNTDHMVRISVRVGSRLDLTSSAQGRIFLTFLPPDQVPALPRSVLKSSELTEELEAIRQHGLSVNSPAVNGVRTIAAPIFEGDKISGTLAVVGTTATVPDDVKSPMAQALLETARALSQRLGTSDGTPNGG from the coding sequence ATGGCCACGAAGGCGCAGCCCGGCACCGGCGAGCAAGGGGCTCCCGACACGACCGCGCCGACGATCCAGACGGTGCAGCGTGCGGCGCTGATCCTCGGCTCGTTCACGGTCGGCAAGCCGCACATGAGTCTCAACGAGATCACCGCGCGGCTCGGGGCGAGCAAGGCGACCGCGCACCGCTACACGAAGGCGCTGCGGGCGGCGAACCTGCTGCGCTACGACGAGCGCACCTCGCTGTACTCCCTCGGCCCCCAGGTGCTCACGCTCGCGACGGCAGCACGGGCCGGCCTGCCGATCGTCGCCGCCGCCGAGCCGTACATGGAGGAGCTGGTCCGGCGCATCGACGAGACGATCGTACTGTCGGTCTGGGACGGCGAGTCGCCGACCGTGGTGCGTTCGGTGGACAACACCGACCACATGGTGCGGATCAGCGTCCGGGTCGGCTCGCGTCTCGACCTCACCTCCTCGGCACAGGGACGGATCTTCCTCACGTTCCTGCCCCCGGACCAGGTACCGGCGCTGCCGCGCTCGGTCCTCAAGTCCTCCGAGCTCACCGAGGAGCTCGAGGCCATCCGGCAGCACGGGCTGTCGGTCAACTCCCCCGCTGTCAACGGGGTCCGCACCATCGCGGCGCCGATCTTCGAGGGCGACAAGATCAGCGGAACGCTCGCTGTCGTCGGCACGACGGCGACCGTCCCCGACGACGTCAAGTCGCCGATGGCGCAGGCACTGCTGGAGACCGCCCGCGCGCTGTCGCAGCGACTGGGCACCTCGGACGGCACACCCAACGGGGGCTGA
- a CDS encoding cupin domain-containing protein has translation MTTRNAALFSTVLNWDELPVTQVRPGVRRRVYATDEMMICHHELDVGMTLNPHRHEEFDQLVHIAEGRANYYVDGVAHDMRAGSFLLVPRGSEHYVEPTEAPCVNIDFFVPPRADLLP, from the coding sequence GTGACCACACGCAACGCAGCGCTGTTCAGCACCGTCCTCAACTGGGACGAGCTGCCGGTGACCCAGGTGCGGCCGGGGGTACGCCGTCGTGTGTACGCGACGGACGAGATGATGATCTGCCACCACGAACTCGACGTTGGCATGACGCTCAACCCGCACCGGCACGAGGAGTTCGACCAGCTGGTCCATATCGCCGAGGGGCGTGCGAACTACTACGTGGACGGTGTCGCGCACGACATGCGTGCGGGGTCGTTCCTGCTGGTTCCCCGCGGCAGTGAGCACTACGTGGAGCCGACGGAGGCTCCCTGCGTGAACATCGACTTCTTCGTCCCGCCGAGGGCCGACCTGCTTCCCTGA
- a CDS encoding fumarylacetoacetate hydrolase family protein, with protein MQVVTTQSGLGRIEDGAIALLDTALPHVGAVLEQEGSLQGLASCAVRRRIPLDQATIVAPLGRPRAVWGVGLNYVSKAARTGRGVPEQPILYLAASSGVLAPGAQVVIPRAATEPDYEGEIAVVVGRRLYQASESEVWPAIAGITAANDMTARDVMRATATPALAKSYPGFTPLGASIRTPDDLADRDAIRVRTRVNGELVQDDTSAGMIFAVTDLLSRLSWFAALEPGDVVLTGTPAGTGQDRGCFLADGDEVRVEVDGVLPLVTRVVRPADASPHDHRLTEPVS; from the coding sequence ATGCAAGTAGTGACAACGCAGTCCGGCCTGGGCCGGATCGAGGACGGGGCCATCGCCCTGTTGGACACGGCTCTGCCGCACGTCGGCGCGGTCCTGGAGCAGGAAGGCTCGCTGCAGGGCCTGGCGTCCTGCGCGGTGCGCCGACGGATCCCGCTCGACCAGGCCACGATCGTGGCGCCGCTGGGCCGTCCCCGCGCGGTGTGGGGCGTCGGACTCAACTACGTGTCGAAGGCGGCCCGTACGGGCCGGGGAGTGCCCGAGCAGCCGATCCTGTACCTGGCCGCGTCGTCCGGCGTCCTGGCGCCCGGCGCGCAGGTGGTGATCCCGCGGGCCGCGACCGAACCCGACTACGAAGGGGAGATCGCGGTCGTCGTCGGTCGCCGGCTGTACCAGGCGTCCGAGTCGGAGGTCTGGCCCGCGATCGCCGGCATCACCGCGGCCAACGACATGACGGCGCGTGATGTCATGCGCGCCACCGCCACGCCCGCCCTCGCCAAGAGCTACCCGGGATTCACGCCGCTCGGCGCCTCCATCCGCACTCCCGACGACCTCGCCGACCGCGACGCGATCCGCGTACGGACCCGGGTCAACGGCGAACTCGTCCAGGACGACACGAGCGCCGGGATGATCTTCGCGGTCACCGATCTGCTCAGCCGCTTGTCGTGGTTCGCCGCGCTGGAACCCGGCGATGTCGTCCTCACCGGAACTCCGGCGGGCACCGGCCAGGACCGCGGCTGCTTCCTCGCCGACGGCGACGAGGTACGCGTCGAGGTGGACGGCGTGCTGCCCCTCGTCACCCGCGTCGTGCGCCCCGCGGACGCCTCACCGCACGACCACCGGCTGACCGAACCGGTCAGCTGA
- a CDS encoding NAD(P)/FAD-dependent oxidoreductase, whose translation MSGLPATTGAGPDVSVDLLIIGAGPTGLYGAYYAGFRGMSVAVADALPEVGGQITALYPEKLIHDVAGFPAVRGQDLVDRLAEQAGQSNPTYLLGHGVTDLDDAGEHIVATTDAGTRITAGAVLVCGGIGNFVPRELPVGSDYLGRGLRYFVPRLDELTGQDVVVVGGGDSALDWALSLEPIASSVTVVHRRTRFRAHERTVEQVQASSVRVLTPYEVEKISGDGSVSEVVVASDGDRISLSAQSVVAALGFIADLGPIERWGLELRRRRILVDRTMRTSRERVFAAGDIADHDGKVSLISIGFGEAALAVNHIASLLDSARSLTPGHSSDA comes from the coding sequence GTGAGCGGCTTGCCGGCCACCACGGGCGCCGGCCCCGACGTGTCCGTCGACCTACTGATCATCGGTGCCGGTCCGACGGGGCTGTACGGCGCGTACTACGCCGGCTTCCGCGGCATGAGCGTCGCGGTCGCGGACGCCCTGCCCGAGGTGGGCGGGCAGATCACCGCGCTGTACCCCGAGAAGCTCATCCACGACGTGGCCGGCTTTCCCGCCGTCCGCGGCCAGGACCTGGTGGACCGGCTGGCCGAGCAGGCCGGACAGTCGAACCCGACGTACCTGCTCGGGCACGGGGTCACCGACCTCGACGACGCGGGTGAGCACATCGTCGCCACGACCGACGCCGGCACGCGAATCACCGCGGGGGCGGTGCTGGTGTGCGGCGGGATCGGGAACTTCGTGCCCCGCGAGCTCCCTGTGGGCTCCGACTACCTGGGCCGCGGACTGCGGTACTTCGTGCCCCGGCTGGACGAACTCACCGGACAGGACGTCGTGGTCGTCGGCGGCGGGGACTCGGCGCTGGACTGGGCGCTGTCGCTGGAGCCGATCGCCTCGTCGGTGACGGTGGTGCACCGGCGTACGCGGTTCCGGGCCCACGAACGCACCGTCGAGCAGGTGCAGGCATCCTCAGTGCGCGTCCTGACGCCCTACGAGGTCGAGAAGATCTCCGGCGACGGGTCGGTGTCGGAGGTCGTGGTCGCGTCGGACGGCGACCGCATCAGCCTGTCCGCCCAGTCCGTCGTCGCCGCGCTCGGCTTCATCGCCGACCTCGGGCCGATCGAGCGGTGGGGGCTGGAGCTGCGCCGTCGGCGCATCCTCGTCGACCGCACGATGCGCACGAGCCGGGAGCGCGTCTTCGCGGCCGGCGACATCGCCGACCACGACGGCAAGGTCAGCCTCATCTCGATCGGCTTCGGCGAGGCCGCTCTGGCCGTCAACCACATCGCCTCCCTGCTCGACTCGGCCCGCTCCCTCACGCCGGGGCACTCCTCCGATGCGTGA
- a CDS encoding VOC family protein, with product MATGLTSARWTHVALPTGDLDKSIAFYTALTPLVVVERFKDADGESVWLSNDQQAETPFVLVLVSFNKDKGNQLGLLHPFAHLGIEVPTRQDVDALADRARELGCLHWEPRQMPEPVGYICALKDPDGNVVEISHDQRVFDSVRAKWGSS from the coding sequence GTGGCCACCGGTCTCACCTCGGCACGCTGGACTCACGTCGCGCTGCCGACCGGCGATCTCGACAAATCGATCGCGTTCTACACCGCACTGACCCCGCTGGTCGTGGTCGAGCGGTTCAAGGACGCCGACGGCGAGAGCGTCTGGCTCTCCAACGACCAGCAGGCCGAGACGCCGTTCGTGCTCGTCCTGGTGTCCTTCAACAAGGACAAGGGCAACCAACTGGGCCTGCTGCACCCGTTCGCGCACCTCGGCATCGAGGTGCCCACGCGCCAGGACGTCGACGCGCTCGCGGACCGGGCCCGCGAGCTCGGCTGCCTGCACTGGGAGCCCCGGCAGATGCCCGAGCCCGTCGGCTACATCTGCGCTCTGAAGGACCCCGACGGCAACGTCGTCGAGATCTCCCACGACCAGCGGGTCTTCGACTCGGTCCGCGCGAAGTGGGGTTCGTCCTGA
- a CDS encoding aromatic-ring-hydroxylating dioxygenase subunit beta has translation MTTITNTHSVQCQGRVITRPEVEDFLYAEADILDHWDYDGWLALFEPGARYEIPTTDHRPGWSPHETGSFVDDDWDLIRARVKRLKSRKAHAENPHSRTHRLVSNVRLSEHTEDSFRVAASFVVHRARDGHFDAYVGWYEHVLVPTEDGLRFRLRRSILGHESLAAGARLSFIL, from the coding sequence ATGACCACGATCACCAACACCCACTCCGTGCAGTGCCAGGGGCGCGTCATCACCCGCCCGGAGGTGGAGGACTTCCTCTACGCCGAGGCGGACATCCTCGATCACTGGGACTACGACGGCTGGCTGGCCCTCTTCGAGCCCGGCGCCCGCTACGAGATCCCGACGACCGACCACCGCCCCGGCTGGTCGCCGCACGAGACCGGTTCCTTCGTCGACGACGACTGGGACCTGATCCGCGCCCGGGTCAAGCGCCTGAAGTCCCGCAAGGCGCACGCCGAGAACCCGCACTCGCGCACCCACCGGCTGGTGTCCAACGTGCGGCTCTCCGAGCACACGGAGGACTCCTTCCGGGTCGCGGCGTCCTTCGTGGTGCACCGCGCCCGCGACGGCCACTTCGACGCCTACGTCGGCTGGTACGAGCATGTGCTGGTGCCCACCGAGGACGGACTGCGTTTCCGGCTGCGGCGCTCGATCCTCGGCCACGAGTCGCTGGCGGCAGGCGCCCGGCTCAGCTTCATCCTCTGA
- a CDS encoding aromatic ring-hydroxylating dioxygenase subunit alpha, giving the protein MIVEDWDRLTFRVNREAYRSAEIFTRERGWVWTHTWLYLGHETEIPHPNDFKVRTLGGRPLIFCRDTAGEVHAFLNSCPHRGTVLCRESEGSTRLFQCFYHAWTFRNNGDLAAIPDADAYESSDEFKTSMGLRGVPRLEIHEGYVFVAFDPDVPPLLEHLGEAADYMTMIEQQHAGGMTTLPGTQQYSVRGNWKLAVENAMDGYHFAPTHNTFVGYLRESGFAVTDDNQYAYNLGNGHGLLVLTGHGGRISMLWEPRFGEDERVRTEQHRAEMTERLGEKRAHYVADESHILFVFPNLLLFDIEGLSIRQLEPVAPDQTDVRAWQLVPRDEDPAARALRMKTVVSFVGPGGLATPDDIEAYEAVQRGIQATAGTAVPELDYSDMSRGMADEVKGVQGRSTDEGAMRGFWRHWIDAVGLDDGLQVHGDRPASFLAGRDMR; this is encoded by the coding sequence ATGATCGTCGAGGACTGGGACCGGCTCACCTTCCGGGTCAACCGCGAGGCCTACCGCAGCGCGGAGATCTTCACCCGGGAACGCGGCTGGGTATGGACACACACCTGGCTCTACCTCGGCCACGAGACCGAGATCCCCCACCCCAACGACTTCAAGGTCCGCACCCTCGGCGGACGACCGCTGATCTTCTGCCGGGACACCGCCGGCGAGGTGCACGCCTTCCTGAACTCCTGCCCCCACCGCGGCACGGTGCTGTGCCGCGAGAGCGAGGGCTCGACCAGGCTGTTCCAGTGCTTCTACCACGCCTGGACGTTCCGCAACAACGGTGACCTCGCCGCCATCCCCGACGCCGACGCGTACGAGTCGAGCGACGAGTTCAAGACGTCCATGGGCCTGCGCGGCGTCCCGCGCCTGGAGATCCACGAGGGATACGTCTTCGTCGCGTTCGACCCCGACGTCCCGCCGCTGCTCGAACACCTCGGCGAAGCGGCCGACTACATGACGATGATCGAACAGCAGCACGCCGGCGGCATGACCACGCTGCCCGGCACACAGCAGTACAGCGTGCGGGGCAACTGGAAACTCGCCGTCGAGAACGCGATGGACGGCTACCACTTCGCGCCGACCCACAACACGTTCGTGGGCTACCTGCGCGAGAGCGGCTTCGCCGTCACCGACGACAACCAGTACGCGTACAACCTCGGCAACGGCCACGGACTGCTGGTCCTGACCGGGCACGGCGGACGCATCAGCATGCTCTGGGAGCCACGCTTCGGCGAGGACGAGCGGGTGCGCACCGAGCAGCACCGGGCCGAGATGACCGAGCGGCTGGGGGAGAAGCGGGCGCACTACGTGGCCGACGAGAGCCACATCCTGTTCGTGTTCCCGAACCTGCTCCTGTTCGACATCGAGGGGCTGTCGATCCGGCAGTTGGAGCCGGTGGCACCCGACCAGACCGACGTACGCGCCTGGCAGCTGGTCCCGCGCGACGAGGACCCGGCCGCGCGCGCCCTGCGCATGAAGACGGTCGTCAGCTTCGTCGGCCCGGGCGGGCTCGCCACACCGGACGACATCGAGGCGTACGAGGCGGTCCAGCGCGGCATCCAGGCCACGGCCGGCACCGCTGTGCCCGAGCTGGACTACAGCGACATGTCACGCGGTATGGCCGACGAGGTCAAGGGCGTACAGGGCAGGTCGACCGACGAAGGTGCGATGCGGGGCTTCTGGCGGCACTGGATCGACGCCGTCGGGCTCGATGACGGCCTCCAGGTCCACGGCGACCGCCCGGCGTCCTTCCTCGCAGGCAGGGACATGCGATGA
- a CDS encoding nuclear transport factor 2 family protein: MGFVLKDTRAAVEAYLAALNAHDADAVAACVAEDFVNEHTSSMGQSRKGRAEYRAALTGFLENFGDLHYAPEGFLVDGESAAVPYVMTFLMRSAGDRPVRVRGVFVFTVADGLITRRTDYWDSGEVQRQLS; the protein is encoded by the coding sequence GTGGGGTTCGTCCTGAAGGACACCCGCGCCGCCGTCGAGGCGTACCTCGCGGCGTTGAACGCGCACGACGCCGACGCCGTGGCCGCCTGCGTGGCCGAGGACTTCGTCAACGAGCACACGTCGTCGATGGGACAGAGCCGCAAGGGCCGCGCCGAGTACCGCGCCGCGCTGACCGGGTTCCTCGAGAACTTCGGGGACCTGCACTACGCGCCCGAGGGCTTCCTCGTCGACGGCGAGTCCGCCGCGGTGCCGTACGTCATGACGTTCCTGATGCGTTCGGCCGGCGACCGCCCCGTACGAGTGCGCGGGGTCTTCGTGTTCACCGTCGCCGACGGCCTCATCACGCGTCGCACGGACTACTGGGACAGCGGCGAGGTGCAGCGGCAGCTCTCCTGA
- a CDS encoding aldolase/citrate lyase family protein, whose translation MSVGDVHPLRRRLRAALTTGRPAVGTFVKLASPDVVELAEAAGFAFVVVDLEHSALTEQNAVDLVRHAHACGLPALVRVPEVDTAAVNRLLEAGAAGIQLSMLTRVAQAEALAAATRFAPAGRRSVSLANRAARFGALPLAAFLRAERDDPPVLVGQIETARTDPLPDLLAPLDVCFVGSTDLAVDLGLPADPAVLRAAVDRVREAARSTGVAFGGWAPARGAAADLGLSDADYLVVGSDLQMLAAALRVAAGEENQ comes from the coding sequence ATGAGCGTCGGTGACGTCCATCCGCTGCGGCGTCGGCTGCGCGCGGCCCTGACCACGGGGCGACCCGCCGTCGGTACGTTCGTCAAGCTGGCGTCGCCCGACGTGGTGGAACTGGCCGAGGCGGCCGGGTTCGCGTTCGTGGTCGTCGACCTCGAACACTCCGCCCTCACCGAGCAGAACGCCGTCGACCTGGTGCGGCACGCGCACGCGTGCGGCCTGCCGGCCCTGGTCCGCGTGCCCGAGGTGGACACCGCCGCCGTCAACCGGCTGCTGGAGGCCGGGGCGGCGGGCATCCAGCTGTCCATGCTCACCCGCGTCGCCCAGGCCGAGGCACTCGCGGCGGCGACCCGGTTCGCGCCGGCCGGCCGCCGTTCGGTCAGCCTGGCCAACAGGGCCGCCCGCTTCGGCGCGCTCCCGCTGGCCGCCTTCCTGCGCGCCGAGCGGGACGACCCACCGGTGCTGGTGGGCCAGATCGAGACCGCGCGCACCGATCCTCTGCCGGATCTGCTCGCCCCTCTCGACGTGTGCTTCGTCGGCAGCACCGACCTCGCGGTCGACCTGGGCCTGCCGGCCGACCCCGCGGTGCTGCGCGCCGCGGTGGACCGGGTGCGCGAGGCCGCCCGCTCCACAGGGGTGGCGTTCGGCGGCTGGGCACCGGCCCGGGGCGCCGCAGCCGACCTGGGCCTGAGCGACGCCGACTACCTGGTCGTCGGCTCGGACCTGCAGATGTTGGCGGCCGCCCTGCGGGTGGCCGCAGGAGAGGAGAACCAGTGA
- a CDS encoding aldo/keto reductase: MHYRILGGTGIEVSQLCLGSMMFGAWGNTDEAECHRMVATALDAGVNFVDTADVYAFGESEEIVGRALKGRRDEVVLVSKVASRMPAGPLDRNRGGASRLWITRAVEDSLRRLGTDHLDVYLVHRPDPLTDVEETLGALSDLVRAGKVRAIGTSSFPAEEIVEAQWAARRGGTERFTVEQLSYSVLARHAEAAALPTAERHRMGVMVWSPLNGGWLTGKYRAGVGPEADSRALRNSDHFDFADEQMRERKLAVVEELVRLAAEEGCTLVELALRFVLAHPGVTSAVMGARTHDQLLSQLTAVDRPLSAEALDRIDALVAPGSALNPLDTGYTPPALESAALRRR, from the coding sequence GTGCACTACCGGATTCTGGGTGGGACGGGCATCGAGGTGAGTCAGCTCTGCCTCGGGTCGATGATGTTCGGCGCCTGGGGCAACACCGACGAGGCGGAGTGCCACCGCATGGTGGCGACGGCGCTGGACGCCGGGGTCAACTTCGTCGACACCGCCGACGTGTACGCCTTCGGCGAGTCGGAGGAGATCGTCGGCCGGGCGCTGAAGGGACGGCGCGACGAGGTCGTCCTGGTGTCGAAGGTCGCGAGCCGGATGCCCGCGGGTCCGCTCGACCGCAACCGGGGCGGCGCCTCCCGGCTGTGGATCACACGTGCCGTGGAGGACAGTCTGCGCCGGCTGGGGACGGACCACCTGGACGTGTACCTCGTCCACCGTCCCGACCCCCTCACCGACGTCGAGGAGACCCTCGGTGCGCTCAGTGACCTGGTGCGGGCGGGCAAGGTGCGGGCGATCGGCACCTCCAGCTTCCCGGCCGAGGAGATCGTGGAGGCGCAGTGGGCGGCGCGGCGCGGTGGCACCGAGCGGTTCACCGTGGAGCAGCTGTCGTACTCGGTCCTGGCCCGGCACGCGGAGGCCGCTGCCCTGCCCACCGCTGAGCGGCACCGCATGGGCGTCATGGTCTGGAGCCCGCTCAACGGCGGCTGGCTGACGGGCAAGTACCGGGCCGGCGTCGGACCGGAGGCGGACTCGCGCGCGCTGAGGAACAGTGACCACTTCGACTTCGCCGACGAGCAGATGCGCGAGCGCAAGCTCGCGGTCGTCGAGGAACTCGTGCGCCTGGCCGCCGAGGAGGGCTGCACGCTCGTCGAGCTTGCGCTGCGGTTCGTGCTCGCCCATCCCGGCGTCACCTCGGCCGTGATGGGCGCGCGCACCCACGACCAGCTCCTGTCGCAGCTCACCGCGGTGGACCGGCCGCTGTCGGCCGAGGCGCTGGACCGGATCGACGCGCTCGTCGCGCCGGGCAGCGCCCTCAACCCGCTCGACACCGGCTACACGCCACCGGCGCTGGAGAGTGCGGCGCTGCGCCGACGCTGA
- the fdxA gene encoding ferredoxin yields the protein MPYVITQACLDVMDKSCMEECPADCIYEGDRMLYIQPDECVECGRCEPVCPQISIFHHEDLPAEAEQSQRVNAEFFTLEIAGAEPLGSPGGARKVGRVGRDHPEVGA from the coding sequence GTGCCGTATGTCATCACTCAGGCATGCCTCGACGTCATGGACAAGTCGTGCATGGAGGAGTGCCCGGCCGACTGCATCTACGAGGGCGACCGGATGCTCTACATCCAGCCCGACGAATGCGTCGAGTGCGGGCGCTGCGAACCCGTCTGCCCGCAGATCTCGATCTTCCACCACGAGGACCTGCCGGCCGAGGCCGAGCAGTCCCAGCGCGTCAACGCCGAGTTCTTCACCCTCGAGATCGCCGGAGCCGAACCGCTCGGGTCGCCCGGCGGCGCACGCAAGGTCGGCAGGGTCGGCCGCGACCACCCCGAGGTGGGAGCGTGA
- a CDS encoding Dabb family protein has protein sequence MIRHTLSFRFADSVDQATRESVLAELRTFPDRYPAMRGFVLGENVSTRDRTFTHTMAVDFDSQDDLLAYLGSESHESFVHTRWRPVIDRQAITSFEYTERPSLTSGRTAPVSTRPHAPYGMEYARIEVPDMQATIDFLEYHVGLQLEQRTDEYAYLRADIEHHAIELINAPERTDGWTTAVGYSVESEEVLEQLHKSVLDAGLEVLDLQERQQALCENGFAVKDPNGLIVELFTEFQEYAEPPHIEIRPLDLVHPFIATTKYQETQDFYQKVLRFIPSDYVVGSTTFFRGEDRHHHSLAVQNNKEHFVAHLCFAMKSLDHVMRMRARALYKGAPIASDIVNHSASTSIAFYLHDTRFGPRFELCDRHRVFTPEEHETHRPRRMPADPRNIDVWRPASDDWGRF, from the coding sequence ATGATCCGACACACCCTGTCCTTCCGCTTCGCCGACTCGGTCGACCAGGCCACGCGCGAGTCCGTGCTGGCCGAGCTGCGCACCTTCCCGGACCGGTACCCGGCCATGCGCGGCTTCGTCCTCGGCGAGAACGTCAGCACCCGCGACCGGACCTTCACCCACACCATGGCCGTCGACTTCGACAGCCAGGACGACCTGCTCGCCTATCTCGGCAGCGAGTCCCACGAGAGCTTCGTGCACACGCGCTGGCGACCGGTCATCGACCGGCAGGCCATCACCTCGTTCGAGTACACCGAGCGCCCCTCGCTCACCTCAGGAAGGACAGCGCCCGTGAGCACCCGCCCGCACGCCCCGTACGGCATGGAGTACGCCCGGATCGAGGTTCCGGACATGCAGGCCACGATCGACTTCCTCGAGTACCACGTCGGGCTCCAGCTGGAGCAGCGTACAGACGAGTACGCCTATCTGCGCGCCGACATCGAGCACCACGCGATCGAGCTGATCAACGCTCCCGAGCGCACCGACGGGTGGACGACCGCGGTCGGCTACAGCGTGGAGAGCGAGGAGGTCCTGGAGCAGCTGCACAAGAGCGTCCTCGACGCCGGCCTCGAAGTCCTCGACCTGCAGGAACGCCAGCAGGCGCTGTGCGAGAACGGCTTCGCGGTCAAGGACCCCAACGGGCTCATCGTCGAGCTGTTCACCGAGTTCCAGGAGTACGCCGAGCCGCCGCACATCGAGATCCGGCCGCTCGACCTGGTGCACCCCTTCATCGCCACCACGAAGTACCAGGAGACGCAGGACTTCTACCAGAAGGTCCTGCGGTTCATCCCCTCGGACTACGTCGTCGGCTCGACCACGTTCTTCCGCGGCGAGGACCGCCACCATCACAGCCTCGCGGTGCAGAACAACAAGGAGCACTTCGTCGCGCACCTGTGCTTCGCGATGAAGAGCCTCGACCACGTCATGCGGATGCGCGCCCGCGCGCTGTACAAGGGCGCGCCGATAGCCTCCGACATCGTCAACCACTCGGCGTCGACGTCGATCGCGTTCTACCTGCACGACACGCGCTTCGGTCCGCGGTTCGAACTGTGCGACCGGCACCGGGTGTTCACGCCGGAGGAGCACGAGACGCACCGGCCCCGCAGGATGCCGGCCGACCCGCGCAACATCGACGTGTGGCGTCCGGCGTCCGACGACTGGGGACGTTTTTGA